The sequence GGTAGGCGGATGCCTCTTCGAGCGGGTTGAGCTGCGACCGGTGCAGATTCTCGAGCAACGCGTCTCGGAGCATGGCCTCGTTGGCCGTGTCTTTCACGACGGCGGGGATCACGTCGAGGCCCGCGGCCTTGCTGGCACGGAGGCGCCGTTCGCCCATGACGAGTTCGTACTTGCCCGCACGCTCGGGGTGGGGGCGCACCACGATCGGCTGCAGCACACCGAACTCGCGAACGCTGTGTACGAGTTCCGCGAGGTCGTCGGCGTCGAACACACTCCGCGGCTGCTGTGCGTTGGGCTCGATGTCGTGAGGGTTCAGGCTCGCCAGACGAGCGCCGGGCACGGTCACAAGACTCTCCGCCTCAGCGGCGGCCTGCTCGATGACGGCGACCGCCGTGGGAGTCGTGCTGCGGTCGGCCTCGGGGAAGAAGACATCCACCGGCCGAGCGGCGCGATCCTCGCCGGTCGGGATGAGTGCGCCGATACCTCGGCCAAGACCCGTGCGTTTGCTTGCCATTACTTCTTCTCCTCGCCGGGGGCGCCGCGCCGAGCGATCTCGGCGGCCGCTTCACGATACGACAGCGATCCGCTGGACCCGTAGTCGTAGGAAATCACGCTCTGCCCGTAGCTCGGTGCCTCCGACACGCGGACGGAACGCGGAATGATGGTGCCCAGGGTCTGCGCCGGGAAATGCTCGCGGACTTCTTGCGCGACCTGTTGCGCGAGGTTCGTCCGCGAGTCGTACATCGTGAGCAGAATCGTCGAGAGCTGCAGACTCGGGTTCAGGTGCTTCTCGATCAGCTCGATATTGCTGAGCAGCTGCGAAAGGCCCTCGAGCGCGTAGTACTCGCACTGGATGGGGATCAGCACCTCGCGCGCGGCCACGAAGGCATTGATCGTCAGCAGGCCGAGCGAGGGCGGGCAATCGATGAACACATAGTGGTACGGCTCGACCATCTGCCCGAGGTGCGTATCGAGAGCACGGCGGAGCCGTTGCTCGCGCGCCACGAGGGAGACGAGCTCGATCTCGGCGCCTGCCAGGTGGATGGTCGCCGGAACACAGTCGAGTCGTTCGTGTTCAGCCGACGGGCGAATCACGGGACCGAGCGGGAGGTCCTGCACGAGCACCTCGTAGACACTCTGCTGCTCCGAGCGGTGATCGACCCCGAGCGCAGTCGAGGCATTGCCCTGCGGGTCCATGTCGATAACCAATACCCGTGCACCGGCGCGAGCGAGCGCCGCTGCGAGGTTCACGGTCGTCGTCGTCTTGCCGACGCCACCCTTCTGATTCGAGATCGTGAGGACCCGTGTCGTCTGCGGCAGGGGCAGCACGGCTTCTTCGAGCGCGATGCGGCGGCGGGTCTCGTTCATGAGTTCATCGGCCAGGGGAGTTCCTCCGTGCGGCTGCGGTGTTTCACGTGAAACATCGTCGGGGGCGGTCGGTGTCGGTGTCGACGAGGTGGTCGGCGCGATCGTCGAGACGGTCGCGGGGGAGGCGGGGGGCGCCAGAGGCGGTGGAGCCGTCGGTCGCTCGGACACGGGGGGCGGTGACACCGCGTCTGCAGCCGGCTTCGTCTCGGGTGCCACAGGCTCGAGGGAAACGTCCGGCGCCACCGTCTCACTCGTCGCAACCGGCGCCGCTGGGTCGACCAACGCGTCCGGCACAACCGCTGCGGTCGGCCCATCGGGCGTGACCTGTGCGACAGGAGTAGCCGCTGGGAGAGCGCCGGCTGGCGCACTCGGCACGATCGTCGCCTCAGGGTCGGTCGGAGCGGCGGTCGCATCGGCGGGTGGCACGCTCTCGGCGGGCGCCACCGCTACCGGATGCAGCGACGAAGCGGTGTCGACGGCGGCATCGCCCACGATCTCGCGGATGATCTCGTCGAGCATCATGCCGGTACCGGCGTTCGACCCACCAGCGGGCGCCACGAGCTCAGTCGGCCCGGTGACCTCGTTCCCGTCATCGGCCAACGC is a genomic window of Agromyces protaetiae containing:
- a CDS encoding ParB/RepB/Spo0J family partition protein gives rise to the protein MASKRTGLGRGIGALIPTGEDRAARPVDVFFPEADRSTTPTAVAVIEQAAAEAESLVTVPGARLASLNPHDIEPNAQQPRSVFDADDLAELVHSVREFGVLQPIVVRPHPERAGKYELVMGERRLRASKAAGLDVIPAVVKDTANEAMLRDALLENLHRSQLNPLEEASAYQQLLGDFGITQEELATRIGRSRPQISNTLRLLKLPEAVQLRVAAGVLSAGHARAILMMPDVEAMQRLADKIVNEDLSVRQAEAIASAEPKPGKAKPAAGKRQEFLDDLAVRLGDRLNTRVKIALGARKGSISIDFATVQDLRRILTDLGEELEGA
- a CDS encoding ParA family protein, producing MNETRRRIALEEAVLPLPQTTRVLTISNQKGGVGKTTTTVNLAAALARAGARVLVIDMDPQGNASTALGVDHRSEQQSVYEVLVQDLPLGPVIRPSAEHERLDCVPATIHLAGAEIELVSLVAREQRLRRALDTHLGQMVEPYHYVFIDCPPSLGLLTINAFVAAREVLIPIQCEYYALEGLSQLLSNIELIEKHLNPSLQLSTILLTMYDSRTNLAQQVAQEVREHFPAQTLGTIIPRSVRVSEAPSYGQSVISYDYGSSGSLSYREAAAEIARRGAPGEEKK